In the genome of Arabidopsis thaliana chromosome 4, partial sequence, the window attaaacaaggttacaaactcaaaaacatGATGAACATAGCAAATGCTGCTTAAAGAAAAACTTTCTAACTATTTTAGAATGctaaatattaatatcaatGGAAATCATCACTGGAAAATTGTCGTCGGAGTCACCAACGTCGGAGTCACTACCACCACCTCAATCTTTGGCCATTTTTACTTACCCCTTTTcttagtttcttattttttcttatttcaattaaattatcaaaaatattacaaatcaCCCTCGTGGGAATgcagattattattttttaatatcacaaacaacaaatataTGATTGCAACTATTATCCTCAAAAGGAACAAAttagattataaattttaaatagtttcaACATTAGAATATTCAAGAAAAAGGCTGAATCTAAATTTGAACATTTATACTATAGAAAAGTCGAGGTtatttgcttctcaaagcgTCTACATAAGATTTAAAACAACCAATCGAGATTAACCATCTCGCTAATTAacatttatgaaattattcttatttttttatttttttagatttttgtaaaataggaaaaaccaatatatgaaataaaaaaaagtatttgaaaatatggaaagttttctaaacattttgttaccaaataatataaaatgtaTCAACAtgtaaatttctattttattaaatttataaacgaaaataaataatttattattagtctctctaaatttattagtatttcATCTTTAGTTACAATAGCAAATTATAATAACTATCTCATTAAatgtattttcaaatttctcttCCTTCTGATCTGCAAAACTTTCATATCTTTAAAATAACAATCTTGTGTAGTCTTTGTTTTAAGTTACAAATTTAACATGTTCTGTGATTAAGAAACCaatatctaaaattatttCTATGAGTcggaacaaaaaacaaactaaatttataatttaaaatagcTGGAAAACCAAATGACGGtttctttaatcaaaaaaCATGAGCAGCTTGATATGTTTCGCTATAGGCTTTAATCGTTTCATCCATTTatctctattctttttttgtgaatggTTTTGGAACCTCCATCCAAACCATCTTCCTCCTCATATTCATCAGCATGATCGATAGCTCAAAAGatctttttataattgttgttGTGTATGGAGTTGAGGATTTGGTTATGAGCAATCGTCTTCACGATATTAACTTTTGTTCAATCATTCATTGGCCATGAAAACATTGTTCGTGTGAATTTTTTGCTGACTCGTTACAATCACAATCTACGCATATCATCTCTTTATATTTGTGATGAATTTGAATAATCAGTCTTTGCTTTAGTTCAGAATCTCATTCGATACGCTTGTTAAACAAATGCTAATCGAAACAAGTAAGCAAACCAAAAAGGTGTGGACAAGTTTTTCGTATGGTTGATTCTAGCGACGTAGGGAAAGCGGCAATTTGGAGTGAATATGTCTTACTTCCATCCATTCATGGCAGTAATATTATGTTCTAATTGACTAGTTGATACccttaaaatatgtataatcTCTAAtaagctttcttctttatttctctaCATAATGAATGAATTTCATGATGTTCACATTGCTAAGCATGTTTTAGGTGATATGATTTGCACATAAAATTTTTTCATATGCATATGTTTTGCTCATGTTTTGCATAGTTATGTTATGCATAATGGACgcatctatatatttataatttacaattcATTATCATGTAAAAGATAAGTTTAaaccatgattttttttgtaagaaatgttttaccttttctcttCCTAGTGATTTTCAAAACTtccatatctttttttttaaaaaaaatcttgtgtagtttatatttaaatttacaaattgaaattgttatgtgattaagaaatcaatatctaaaattatttCTATGAGTCGGaacaaagaataaattaaatttgtaatttaaaatagGTGGAAAACCATATGACGGTTTCTTTAATCAAAGAACATGAGCAGCTTGATATGGTTTCGCTATAGGCTTTCATCGTTTCATCCATTTAgctctattctttttttgtgaatggTTTTGGAACCTCCATCCAAACCATCTTCCTCCTCATATTCATCAGCATGACCGATAGCTTAAAAGATCGTTTTATAATTGTTGTTGTGTATGGAGTTGAGGTTTTGGTTATGAGGGTAATCGCCTTCACGACATTAACTTTTGTTCAATCATTCATTGGCCATGAGAACATTGTTCGTGTGAACTTTTTGCTGCCTCGTTACAATCTCAATTTACACACATCATCTCTTTATCTTTGTGGTGAATTTGAATAATcagtatttgttttaatttagaatctcatttgatatgtttgttaaaacaaatgctactaaaaaaaagtaagaaaaccaaaaggtGTGGACAAGTTTTCCATATGGTTGATTCTAGCGACGTAAGGAAATGCGGTAATTTTGAGTGAATATGCCTTACTTCAATTCATTCATGGCAGTATGTTATGTTCTAATAGACTAGTTGATACccttaaaatatgtataatctctaataagtttttttctttatttctctatATAATGAATTAATTTCATGATATTCACATTGGTAAACATGTTTTAGGTGATGTGATTTGCACATAAAGGTTTtttcatatgtatatgttttgctCATGTTTTGCATAGTTATGTTatacataataaataattcattatcatgtaaaagataaaaccatgattttttttgtaagaaaggttttactttttctcttccttgtgattttcaaaacttccaatctattataaaaaaaaacttgtgtaggttttattttaatttacaaatttaactTGTTCTTTGATTAGAAACCAATTTCTAAAAtctatcttattatataaagtacagTTTTGAAGGTTAGTAACTCACGAGATCATGACAAGTCTCTATTTTAgcgattttagattttgatacGTGTAAAacttaatattaaaatttttgaaattagaaaaagattgaaaaaaattagaaattttaaacaaGAACATACATATAAGATCATAGTAGCAAGTTCTCttgagaaatatatatatatatatatatatatatatatatatatgcaaatataattaaaattggttATGTCAAACGACAATTGGATGAACCTATGGATAATGAGATAACTTCATACGTGGTTCTTTTTTTGAACTTCGGTTGTATATACTTCGGTTTGATGGTATCTAACCAGTTAAAAGTATGACGATTTGTGTTGAAATTGTGGAAATAgttgttctttttaaaaatatcaatttcaataaaaagaaggaaattgACAAGGCGTAAGAAatgtaataaatttaattaatgaaaagttTTTTGTATTACGAACAAATTGATACCAAAATTTAGGTCAGAAAGAGGGTTGATTTCCATCTAAAatgatggagaaagagaaactcGGTTGATAGCATAACACAAACTTGGATTCTCAAATATGACAAAGAAAAGTGAGAAAACAGTTATGACAAGACTTTTTTATGGCAACGTTTGGTTCATATGTAGCTAGACTTGATGACGAGGTGTCTGGTATTACTGTTTTGAGGTTGAATGGTGGGATATAGATTTAAACGTCTTTTTGTGTGTAATTTATCTAAGCTTTTTCAATTGGTTCGAGAAGATTTATTCTAAAGTTTTAGATCTTATCAGATATGTGGAGAAAAAAACCGAACATCCGAATAAACTCGAAATGTCTGAAATTTGGTAGAGTATTCCGGAGACATGGAACTAAGGGATCGAATTTCGAGTTCATAGGAATAAACCAAGTCGTTTCGATATTTAATTCATATGCTTATGGAATTAAGTTTGGTTAAGGttattaagtttaaatttaatttttttacagaaaagaagatgaaaaaaatgagaaagagtGAGGAACATaacgaagaagaggaaaatgaaGAGTATAACGAAGAAACGGATAATGAAAGTAATAATAACAACGATCATAAGAAAATCGACAATAAAGATGacgaaaaaaatatgaaaagtaaGAAACGATGAATGTGAAAAGAAATACGAAGATGGTATTGGCATCCCATTAAATATGATATAAGATTATTTATAATTCTTTTGATCTAATTTGACTCGTACACACTATTaagttttataatttctaATATGGTGtatttgaaatgaaatttttattttagaaataatttaaaaactctaaacaattgtatataattttcaccaaaatatattaaaacaatatcTACGGATAGCGTGGGTTCAATAcctaatatataaaaaattaaaacaaaaaaatttatctacaaccaaaatttgtattatagtattatattttatcaGCTAAACCGGTATCAAATCATTTAAATTagatatcttttatttttgtccacaaaaaacaaaggtaTGTATTATAatgaatattaatatttataaatagaccgaaataaaaaaccaaaatctaactTCATAGATAGTTCATACTtcataccaaacaaaaaattacaatatttaaataaaaagtaaattcgAGTTTCGAATTGATTATGTTGGTTTGATTCGGATTAGATCGGAAAATCAATTTTTGGTAGTAGTATTTAATAGACCCGATCTGATCCGGTAGTACCGGTTCGACCAACCGGTTCAATATTTATTAGATTAAAACCAattgtcatcttcttcttcaccaatcCTCTTTCTCAATTCAACTTCTCcgatcagatttttttttgctttcaccGTTCATAACTTCTCAGGTCagttttcttcctctttcactTTCAAATTCGTATGGTTTACGAATCTTCTTCGCTATTTTTTATTCAGATATTCCCCTCCATATGTTAGATCTCGAATTTTTCTCGAATCTCCCATAATTTACttgaatttagggtttttgaatcGACGGCTCATCACTAAGTTTTGCTTAACTTTGTTGATCCGTGTTTTTGTTCATCGTTTTCATACGCAATCATCTCTTGACAGACCTTCGTGTAAGTAACATCTCCATTTGTTGTCTCATCTTTGAAGAAATCTGGGATTATTGCTTCTAGTGAGTGAGATATAGGAATCTAGTGAAAAATTACTTAGCTTCTTCATAGCTTTTGTTCCATGTTGTCTGCTAAATGTGAGATTCTATTACTGACTTGTGAGATTAGAGTTTTAACTTGGCTCTGTTGGATGAAGAAATCTGATTGCTTTAAGCAAGTTATGGGAAGCTTAGTGAAGAAATTAGCTTCTTGATAGGTTAGAGATACTTCGAttctgttttttaattttcttcttagttTGAGCTTTTGTGGTAAACTCTCAAACTCATATTACTGTGTTTGGGGGTATTAGAATTGAGTCTGTTGGATGAAGAAAGCTGGGATTTTGATTACTTCTAATAGATTTAGAAAGCTTTAGTGAAGAACTGTTAGCCTCTTGATAGGTTATGAGTTTCTTTGGACAATTCTAGTTgcttttcatttcttctcgATTTGAAGTTTTCTTCTATTGAGATATTAGGATCTTGACTTTGGTCTGTGTGGTCATTGATACAGAAAGGAAGAGCTTGTGCGTGTACCGTTCTCTTCTCCGTAGATTGACTTGCTCTAATGATGGAGGTCAAATTATGGAACGACAAACGCGAAAGAGAGATGTATGAGAATTTTGCAGAGCTTTTTGCAATCATCAAAGCCACAGAGAAGCTAGAGAAAGCTTATATAAGAGACCTAATCAATCCTTCAGAGTACGAATCTGAATGCCAGAAACTCATTGTCCACTTCAAAACTTTATCCGCTACACTCAAAGACACGGTGCCAAACATTGAAAGATTTGCAGACACATACAAAATGGACTGTCCAGCTGCTCTATACCGCCTGGTGACATCAGGTCTTCCTGCCACAGTGGAACACCGAGCTACCGTTGCAGCATCTACGTCGAACTCTGCATCCATTGTTGCTGAATGTGTACAGAATTTCATCACTTCAATGGATTCTTTGAAACTAAACATGGTGGCTGTCGATCAGGTTTATCCTCTCTTGTCTGATCTATCTGCTTCTCTCAACAAACTGAGTATTCTACCGCCCGATTTCGAAgggaagacgaagatgaaaGAATGGCTTTCGAGGTTGTCTAAGATGGGAGCAGCCGATGAGCTTACGGAACAACAGTCAAGGCAACTTCACTTTGATCTCGAGTCATCATACAACTCTTTCATGGCAGCTTTGCCTAAAGCTGGTAATTAAGATCAATGTAGGTtacgtttcttgtttttgtttttgtgtaaaAGTCTTTGGTTTAGTCTGGTTTAGTGGTAATTCCAAGAGAATTTTACACGTTTGAGGAGTTGAATGTGCTTATGTGTAccatattttggttatatgaaAGTTTTATCTAAACCAAATTACTATTGATTCATTACTCTCACGGGACTATATATAATTGCAGATTTGTTTGAGTGAATTAAGATACTGTGGTGGACTATCTAACTTCGAGGTCGTTGTGCTaagttcaaacaaaaagagagatagttaaaaaatgtgaaattacATGGATACAAAGTTCagtaaaatctctataaatgAGTAATGTAAGGACcgtgaaattttattaatttgaagAGGTATTAAtatatcgataaattaatattatatatatagagatttttataatttagtaactttttaattatagaaaatattgttCTAAAACCaattacaagtaaaaaataattataatatcttGAAAATAACAtcaaaatttttttgatacagtaaaatattagaactaaatttaaataagaacaaatatgaatttaagcaaaaaaaaatattataaatatatttcaaataaatttcttacatataatttatatatataattgatacatttatataattattaacttatgatattgatggaccatatatatacataggactttcaaaaaaaaatattatcttaatttttttttgttaatttatatcTTCAAATTGTAGGTGACATTGAAGGTACAACATCGATAGCAACCAGCTCTCGAGTATGAGAAAAagttgtttagattttttttactacttTTGTATTTCTGTTTCAAATTAGAAACTTTGATGAAACTCTCTTTTGtataatcttttaaattattaatgtttgAGTGGAATTTGggtttataaatttgttagaAACTTTGATGAAAGTAAAGAATTAAATCAATTAAGGATAACAAATAAAGttgtttatacaaaatataaaatacatataacattgaatatatatatataatacaaacaataaatacaatttaaatatatctatataaattttgggTTCCCAAAGGTTGTTCTAGAACACATGGatttttctaagttttacCCACAAATACCAAAACTCATTCGGGTTTTTTGAATCTGGGTTTTTTTATGGGCATGCTTGTTTTGGGTTTGTCCTGAgctgagttttttttacccACCACAACATCCCTAATCACAAGTcattattttagatattttaagTTTGAGAGCTAATCTATTAGTTATAAGTACTGGAAATCAATTACAATCCAATTGAGAAGtataaaattcattttcaatGGGTAAAACCATCATtggataattttattttgaaacctaaatagattaagaacatttagtttaaaaacTTATGTAACATCTTGTacatgatttgatttttttacatatatttggtctaaaacatgtaaaaaaaaaaaactattcaaaGAATCTATCTCTCTATTAGTTCAAATCATTGCAAAATATGGTTACTTAACATATTAATCATTCTATTTAATCAAATTGCAATTCTAAAATCACGAGTAGTCGCTAAAGACAGGCAAAGTAGTCGTAAAGCACCATTCCCTTGTGACGTTTTTTTATGAGTCACAACCCAATATTTATGATTTCTGAACTTTAAGATCTAAATACATTAGTAATAAGTATTTTGAATATTCCAGGGTCCAATTTTGAAGCATATCATTCATTTTAAGAGGTAAAATAATCATTTAGTCTTAAACATGTTCAATTAAAATGTTGTGAAATAATCTATCAATGTATTATTGTCAAATCAATGCAAAAATGGTTAATTGACATATGAATAAttctttttgatcaaattgcaaattttaaattcCGTGGAGTCCTTAATGAGAGGCAAAGTAGTAATAAATTTAAGACTCTTTTGCGACTATAgtgaaattttaagaaaaaagaatttgtatttttacGTTGCAAAATTATCGTAAGTGAGTCGCTAATTATTGACCATTCTCCGACTTAATGCAAGTGTCGTACATTGGCGACAAAATTGCGTCTATAAGTTTGTTAGTCGTTAAGTAGTCACAAcctaataacaaaaacatcgTAAATATGTACGACCATGATAAAAGTCACAAAAAATAGTCCTTAAATACACGTGATATCGCCACTAGTAAGACTTTTTTATTCACCGTctaacccaaaaacaaatatggaagatttataaataagctgatcattttttttttcttcttccttaattcatttttttttcttatttcctaatttataattcatttataaatatgaaatatttccacactttttcaaaaactttaaaatttaactgTTATTCCCACGTGGAGAATCAAGTAATCGCCGTCATCCTTCATTTTAACGGAATCCAATGAGTACACTGCACAAGTCAACCTTCCTCACTAAGTTACAAAATCTTACCGTTCAATATCCACGTGTCGCACGATCATAATCAAAACACACCGATTAAACCGTGATCTTTATTTCACATGATTCTCCACTTCACCgtatataaagaagaaaaagaagccgTGTTAAAACCCGACACTACCCTTTTTAAAAGCCAGCCGAAAACGACCGACCGACCACGATCACCACTTCATCATTTAACCAATCAAATAACGCCACGTgttatttgctttttttttcttcttcttcttccttaattttttttttcttgtttcctaATTTATAATTCATATCAAATCTTCAGTCTCAGATTCTCTCTCCCCAAAAAACGATTCacataatctttttgttttctacttctGTTATCTTCTCTTGGATTTTGCTTTATACTTCCATTAGCTTCTGAAAATTCAGTTTAAGTTATGGCGTATTTGAGTGATGGATTTGAAATGAAGTCGACTCGTGAGTATGAGagattagggttagggtttgtgaGGTTTACTAGAGGATTAGGGAGGAAAAGGATTCTCATATCTAAACGAGCTCCGGAAAATGATTCGCCGCCGGTGAAGAGACCAAGTCATGAAACGACGGAATCTTGTAGGTCTCTGCTTGAAACTCTGCATCAAGATATTTTGGTAAGttcatttattaataaatctcttttttctccttaATTGTGATTAGTTTTGgggatttgattttgatctgATAAGCAGATTCGAGTACTTTGTCATGTGGATCACGAGGACCTAGCCACACTAAAACGTGTATctaaaacaataagaaaagctgtaagttttttttcaagattttgaatcaagaaaatgatcGATCATTGAATTCTTTCTAATTAagcaataataatttaatgttttttttaattgaattttatgattttttttaggtaATTGAAGCAAAGAAGTCGCATTTTGATTATAGCACACCTAAAAAGAGATTGCCATTTCGAGACGCAATACTAATCCTTGATTCAAATTCGAATTCCAGTAGTCAAGATGATGAAATGGAGCCTCCTAATGCACCAATTCGAAGGAGGTTTATTAATCGAGAATCGGATTTGTCGAAGATCTCTATGGTATTGtttaaatgaagaagaaaggtaaaaaaaaagaatcagcTAATTGTGCAGAAGATGAGGAAAGAACAAGACATAGAAGAGTTTGCTTTTGCTTCAATTCTTTATCATTGAagctttttattatatttactGACCATGTGAATATAACCAATTATTTGCAGACTTTGGAAggttatttattatttgtgaataatttatttgttttgtgatcAGAGTATCCTAAGTATTGATTTTGTCCTTTTCAATTAAATATTGTtaagattcttttttaatacTGCTATTTCTTGACTTTCTTCTcctatttgtttttaatgcaAGTGAATGAATCTAAAAGTATTGCTTATATGAACAAATCAAGAGTAATAAAATTGGTCAAATAATTAAGAAGTTAAAAATCAACTCTTGTACATATTgggtttttcattttaaatgaGTAAAAATACAATGTAATGACAATTTATTAAATGTATATTGTTGCAAAATGGACATATCGGGGATGCAAAAAAGTACGGTACGGTTCTAATaataacaaacatatataatttcgTTACTATCCGAGTTGTTTTGCACTGTATGAAACAGTTTTTATTCAAGAtcattatgttttctttatcaacCCGTCACATTTCAACATAACAAGATCCTGCTAATAAAAATCATGTGAACAGATTTTATAGCATTGTTACGTTTGTAAGTCAACCATGTTTCAACATACCATGTTTTATCGACATCACACACCGAATAAACAACTTACAtgttactttctttttaatctaatGTAAGTAAACATATTGAATGAATCTAAAAAAGTacttatatatgaataaatcaaTTGTGTGTCAGATTAAATTATTATGCAGACTTTATGTCATATAATGCATATTCACTCCGATCAACAGCTCAAAAtggattgttttttatttaatacattGCTCTCCACATGTGGTTGTAGaaagtaaagaagagaaaagagaggcAAATTCTATAAATTAGCTAAAAAGTAGCTTCACTTCACGAAAGTtctctcttatatatattacaaaccTCACCGACAGCTATTTTTTGTTATCTGGAAAGTTGTAAATAATCGACCCCATGAtccattctttttttcatgttaaaaAAATGCAACTAAAGGGGCTTTAACCCGAACTACGTGGATCGAACCTAAACCATACAATCTTgtaaatttaaagttttgatcATTTCGTGTGGAGGTTCAAACAAACTGATGACACATGGTCGGTCGAAAATAGTTCTAACGTCTCATGtggtttttacatttttgtggCATCTTTATCTTATACATCCAAATTCCAATGTTGGTCACCGATCATCTGCATTTGTCTTTACGTCTTATGACCCAAAAATGGTCAATCATAGAAACATAGTCAACCAACTCCTTGCCGTTGAGCAACTCAAACTCATCTTTTTCGTGCCGGCGAAAACCTCGGTtatgaaattattttcaacGTCACCTCATCTTTTTACCGTGTCCAATTTGTTTTccattgatttgtttatggAAGATCATTTGACTAGTCTTAACCTCACATGTTTCAGAATGCTCAatagtatttgttttaaagCTCTCATTGATTTACCGTCGTTTCACCTTATCTATCATGTTTTGATATGGGGGAATGTCTCTTTTATTTGcattttaaactttataatctttgtgttattttttatatatttggtttgatttaaatgaataaaaacaagTCTTTATCTAAACACAAAAGGACCCAAAAATGGTCAAATTTGGGTAGGTCTAAGAGTGGGTTGTCAATCTCCAACTAACCATGTTTTGATGTCCCAACAAGCTCTTGCCTTCAGATTTGCTAGTCCTAATTATTCTTTGAAATTATAATT includes:
- the FBS3 gene encoding F-box family protein (F-box family protein; CONTAINS InterPro DOMAIN/s: F-box domain, cyclin-like (InterPro:IPR001810); BEST Arabidopsis thaliana protein match is: F-box family protein (TAIR:AT4G21510.1); Has 30201 Blast hits to 17322 proteins in 780 species: Archae - 12; Bacteria - 1396; Metazoa - 17338; Fungi - 3422; Plants - 5037; Viruses - 0; Other Eukaryotes - 2996 (source: NCBI BLink).), coding for MAYLSDGFEMKSTREYERLGLGFVRFTRGLGRKRILISKRAPENDSPPVKRPSHETTESCRSLLETLHQDILIRVLCHVDHEDLATLKRVSKTIRKAVIEAKKSHFDYSTPKKRLPFRDAILILDSNSNSSSQDDEMEPPNAPIRRRFINRESDLSKISMVLFK
- the VPS28-2 gene encoding Vacuolar protein sorting-associated protein VPS28 family protein (VPS28-2; CONTAINS InterPro DOMAIN/s: Vacuolar protein sorting-associated, VPS28, N-terminal (InterPro:IPR017898), Vacuolar protein sorting-associated, VPS28, C-terminal (InterPro:IPR017899), Vacuolar protein sorting-associated, VPS28 (InterPro:IPR007143); BEST Arabidopsis thaliana protein match is: vacuolar protein sorting-associated protein 28 homolog 1 (TAIR:AT4G21560.3); Has 389 Blast hits to 388 proteins in 178 species: Archae - 0; Bacteria - 0; Metazoa - 134; Fungi - 146; Plants - 72; Viruses - 0; Other Eukaryotes - 37 (source: NCBI BLink).), whose protein sequence is MMEVKLWNDKREREMYENFAELFAIIKATEKLEKAYIRDLINPSEYESECQKLIVHFKTLSATLKDTVPNIERFADTYKMDCPAALYRLVTSGLPATVEHRATVAASTSNSASIVAECVQNFITSMDSLKLNMVAVDQVYPLLSDLSASLNKLSILPPDFEGKTKMKEWLSRLSKMGAADELTEQQSRQLHFDLESSYNSFMAALPKAGN